From the Gramella sp. Hel_I_59 genome, one window contains:
- the pepT gene encoding peptidase T, producing the protein MTNKQHIIDRFLSYVRIDTQSDPESTSTPSTMKQWDLANKLVDELKAIGLQDVTIDENAYVMASLSANVPHEVPVIGFVSHFDTTPDFSGTNVNPQIIENYDGKDIVLNKEKNIILSPEYFDDLLQYKGKTIITTDGTTLLGADDKAGITEIMTAMEYLVNNPEIPHGKIRVCFTPDEEIGRGAHKFDVDKFGAEWAYTMDGSQIGELEYENFNAARAVVKVEGKSVHPGYAKDKMVNSMYIAQDFINSLPRMETPEHTEDRQGFFHLSSIKGDVEETILEYIIRDHELGHFQARKEMMQDLASEICSQYDRDLITIEITDQYRNMREKVEPVMHIVDLARDAMEAVDIEPIIKPIRGGTDGAQLSFMGLPCPNIFAGGHNFHGKYEYVPVESMQKAAEVIVKLAELTAKKYE; encoded by the coding sequence ATGACCAACAAACAGCATATCATAGACAGATTTTTAAGCTACGTAAGGATAGATACGCAAAGTGATCCTGAAAGTACTTCGACGCCCAGCACCATGAAGCAATGGGACCTGGCGAATAAGCTCGTAGATGAATTGAAGGCTATTGGGTTGCAGGATGTAACCATAGATGAGAATGCTTATGTTATGGCAAGCTTGTCTGCGAATGTTCCACACGAAGTTCCTGTGATCGGTTTTGTTTCGCACTTTGATACAACTCCAGATTTCTCAGGTACAAACGTGAATCCGCAGATCATCGAAAATTATGATGGTAAGGACATTGTCCTAAATAAAGAGAAAAATATCATTCTTTCTCCGGAATACTTTGACGATCTGTTACAGTACAAGGGCAAAACGATTATCACTACAGATGGAACAACCCTTCTGGGCGCAGATGATAAAGCAGGGATCACAGAGATCATGACAGCCATGGAATACCTGGTGAACAACCCTGAAATTCCGCATGGAAAAATAAGAGTCTGTTTTACTCCAGATGAGGAAATTGGTCGCGGTGCACATAAATTTGATGTAGATAAGTTTGGAGCCGAATGGGCTTATACGATGGATGGCAGCCAGATTGGAGAACTGGAATACGAAAATTTCAATGCAGCTCGCGCAGTTGTAAAAGTGGAAGGGAAAAGCGTACATCCTGGTTACGCCAAAGATAAAATGGTGAACAGTATGTATATCGCCCAGGATTTTATCAATTCCTTACCAAGAATGGAAACCCCGGAGCATACTGAAGACAGGCAGGGTTTTTTCCATTTAAGTAGCATCAAGGGAGATGTGGAGGAAACTATTCTGGAATATATCATAAGAGACCATGAACTCGGGCACTTCCAGGCCCGTAAGGAAATGATGCAAGATCTGGCCAGCGAGATCTGCTCACAATATGACCGGGATCTGATTACTATTGAAATTACCGACCAATACCGGAATATGCGAGAAAAAGTAGAACCGGTAATGCATATTGTAGACCTTGCTCGTGATGCGATGGAAGCAGTGGATATCGAACCTATCATCAAACCAATTCGTGGCGGGACAGATGGTGCTCAACTAAGCTTTATGGGACTTCCCTGCCCAAACATCTTTGCAGGTGGTCACAATTTCCATGGTAAATATGAATATGTACCGGTAGAGAGTATGCAAAAGGCTGCGGAAGTGATCGTAAAATTAGCAGAACTTACGGCTAAAAAATACGAATAG
- a CDS encoding DUF1573 domain-containing protein: protein MKRTILMFAAAGAMLLTGCQDNASDKVKAENVEASAERDAQATVYPEISFEETEFDFGNIAKGTNVEHVFKFTNTGKAPLVITNASSSCGCTVPTYPKNETIQPGETGEMLVKFNGSGNGQVTKTVTVSANTEAGKEQLKIKAFVEAAETETAS from the coding sequence ATGAAAAGAACAATTTTGATGTTTGCAGCTGCAGGGGCTATGCTGTTAACCGGATGTCAAGACAACGCCTCAGATAAAGTAAAAGCAGAAAACGTAGAAGCTTCAGCTGAACGTGATGCACAGGCGACTGTTTATCCTGAAATCTCTTTCGAAGAAACTGAATTTGATTTCGGAAACATTGCTAAAGGAACAAACGTTGAGCACGTATTTAAATTCACTAACACAGGAAAAGCTCCATTAGTGATCACCAATGCTTCAAGTTCTTGTGGGTGTACAGTACCAACTTACCCTAAGAATGAAACTATCCAACCAGGTGAAACTGGAGAGATGCTTGTGAAATTCAACGGTTCTGGTAATGGGCAGGTAACTAAGACTGTAACAGTATCTGCAAATACTGAAGCTGGAAAAGAACAATTAAAAATCAAAGCTTTTGTAGAAGCTGCGGAAACAGAAACAGCTAGCTAA
- a CDS encoding Glu/Leu/Phe/Val dehydrogenase, with amino-acid sequence MQVDVLNANELKKAAPVFGQVSFDEHEQIVFCNDKDTGLKAIIGIHNTVLGPALGGTRMWNYTSEWEAVNDVLRLSRGMTFKSAITGLNLGGGKAVIIGDAKTDKTPELMKRFGEFVHSLGGKYITAEDVGMETSDMDTVREVTPYVTGISESQGGAGNPSPITAYGVFMGIKASAKFKYGTDDLEGKKVLVQGIGHVGETLVEYLTGDGAEVYITDINEDRLAEVSKKYGAHIFTDRDIYSAEVDIYAPCALGATINDDTIDRLKVDIIAGAANNQLADEVAHGQILQNRGIVYAPDFLINAGGIINVYAELENYDKQEIMRKTENIYNTTLRILEKASKDDITTHFAALQIAKQRIADRKKQNLN; translated from the coding sequence ATGCAAGTTGACGTTCTAAATGCAAATGAACTAAAAAAAGCTGCTCCGGTTTTTGGACAGGTGTCTTTTGACGAACACGAACAAATCGTTTTTTGCAACGACAAAGATACAGGTTTAAAGGCAATAATTGGTATCCATAATACGGTTTTAGGACCAGCTCTGGGAGGAACCAGAATGTGGAATTATACCAGTGAATGGGAGGCTGTAAATGATGTATTGCGTCTTTCTCGTGGTATGACCTTTAAGAGTGCGATCACCGGTTTAAATCTAGGTGGTGGGAAAGCTGTTATCATAGGTGATGCTAAAACAGATAAAACTCCGGAGCTAATGAAGCGTTTTGGAGAATTTGTACATTCTTTAGGTGGTAAATATATCACTGCAGAAGATGTAGGTATGGAAACTTCAGATATGGATACCGTACGTGAAGTAACACCTTATGTAACCGGGATTTCAGAATCTCAGGGTGGAGCAGGGAATCCTTCTCCAATTACTGCTTATGGTGTGTTTATGGGAATCAAAGCTTCAGCTAAGTTCAAGTATGGAACAGATGATCTTGAAGGTAAAAAAGTACTGGTTCAGGGAATTGGACATGTTGGAGAAACTCTGGTTGAATATTTAACCGGTGATGGAGCTGAAGTTTATATTACAGATATTAACGAAGACAGGCTTGCAGAAGTAAGTAAGAAATACGGAGCTCATATATTTACAGATAGAGATATTTACTCGGCTGAAGTAGATATTTATGCACCTTGTGCACTTGGAGCGACTATTAACGATGATACCATAGACAGACTTAAAGTTGATATCATCGCTGGCGCTGCGAACAATCAACTTGCAGATGAGGTAGCTCACGGGCAGATCCTTCAAAACAGAGGTATTGTTTACGCACCAGATTTCCTTATCAACGCAGGTGGAATTATTAATGTGTATGCTGAATTGGAGAATTACGACAAGCAGGAGATCATGCGCAAGACTGAGAATATCTACAATACAACTTTGAGAATTCTTGAAAAAGCTTCTAAAGACGATATTACTACGCACTTTGCAGCTTTACAAATAGCGAAGCAACGTATTGCCGATAGAAAAAAACAGAATTTAAATTAG
- a CDS encoding DUF1801 domain-containing protein — protein sequence MSKISSIEEYVLLHADWDAQLRQLVGVMEQTELTASIKWGAPVYGLDGKNVIGLGAFKNHIAIWFFQGVFLKKNTALLVNAQEGKTMP from the coding sequence TTGAGTAAGATAAGTTCCATTGAAGAATATGTACTACTTCATGCCGATTGGGATGCACAACTCAGGCAACTTGTAGGCGTAATGGAACAAACAGAATTAACAGCTTCCATCAAATGGGGAGCACCGGTATATGGCCTGGATGGCAAAAATGTCATTGGTCTTGGAGCTTTTAAAAACCATATTGCCATCTGGTTTTTTCAGGGCGTATTTCTGAAGAAGAACACAGCACTGTTGGTCAATGCTCAGGAAGGAAAGACAATGCCTTGA
- a CDS encoding PUR family DNA/RNA-binding protein: MSDKGMMEKEEIFSKVLRAGRRTYFFDVRSTRADDYYLTITESKKFTNDDGSFYYKKHKIYLYKEDFDGFREILEEMTNFIVNEKGEEVISERHQKDFKKEYDEQPVEQTASPAAEKFTDVSFDDI; the protein is encoded by the coding sequence ATGAGCGACAAGGGAATGATGGAGAAAGAGGAAATATTCTCTAAAGTTTTAAGAGCAGGAAGAAGAACTTATTTTTTCGATGTAAGAAGTACCCGTGCAGATGATTATTATCTTACGATTACAGAGAGCAAGAAGTTCACGAACGACGATGGTTCTTTCTACTACAAAAAACACAAAATCTACCTATACAAAGAAGATTTTGATGGATTTAGAGAGATCCTTGAGGAAATGACGAACTTTATCGTTAATGAAAAAGGTGAAGAAGTGATCAGCGAACGTCACCAGAAAGATTTCAAAAAAGAATATGATGAGCAGCCAGTGGAGCAAACAGCATCTCCGGCAGCAGAGAAATTTACAGATGTAAGTTTTGATGATATCTAG
- a CDS encoding YdeI/OmpD-associated family protein produces the protein MRQIRFGQNDSINNDAIILYIEEAIANQKAGLELKAKPKSLEIPEELETILNGNKLLKTAFHDLSPGKQKEYAQFIAEAKKQATRTNRIKKIEPLILQGKGLNDRYRK, from the coding sequence TTGAGACAGATCAGGTTTGGGCAAAATGATAGTATAAACAATGATGCGATTATTCTTTATATTGAAGAAGCGATAGCCAACCAAAAAGCGGGTTTGGAATTAAAAGCGAAACCAAAGTCGCTTGAAATTCCTGAAGAACTTGAAACTATATTAAACGGCAATAAGTTGCTAAAAACAGCATTTCATGATCTAAGCCCTGGGAAACAAAAGGAATACGCTCAATTTATTGCTGAAGCCAAAAAGCAAGCAACTAGAACAAACAGAATCAAAAAGATCGAACCTCTAATTTTACAGGGAAAAGGACTTAATGATCGCTATAGAAAATAA
- a CDS encoding quinone-dependent dihydroorotate dehydrogenase: MYKSLIRPALFKYDPEQIHYFTFNFLRKFCRIPGALAFLRSRFNISDKRLEREVFGLKFKNPVGLAAGFDKDAKLYKELSALGFGFVEVGTVTPKPQPGNEKTRLFRLPEDSAIINRMGFNNEGVEQMVARLKENTNVLIGGNIGKNKLTPNDKAVDDYVYSFEALFNYVDYFVVNVSSPNTPNLRELQDKEPLKALLNTLQKKNELKDASKPILLKIAPDLTDEQLLDIIEIIQETGIAGVIATNTTISRDGLQSENKSEMGGLSGKPLTKRATEVIRFLSEKSGRTFPIIGVGGIHSAEDALEKLEAGASLIQLYTGFIYEGPQLIKDINKKILEKGL; encoded by the coding sequence ATGTATAAGTCACTCATAAGACCAGCGCTTTTCAAGTACGATCCTGAGCAGATTCATTATTTCACTTTTAATTTTCTTCGGAAATTTTGCAGGATCCCCGGAGCATTAGCCTTTCTAAGATCAAGATTTAATATTTCTGACAAGCGTTTGGAACGGGAAGTCTTCGGACTGAAGTTTAAGAACCCTGTAGGTCTGGCCGCAGGTTTTGATAAAGATGCAAAACTTTACAAAGAACTTTCAGCTTTAGGTTTTGGTTTCGTCGAAGTAGGAACTGTAACCCCAAAGCCTCAGCCTGGAAATGAAAAAACCAGGTTATTCAGGTTGCCCGAAGATTCAGCTATCATAAATCGTATGGGTTTCAATAATGAAGGCGTGGAGCAGATGGTGGCCAGATTGAAGGAAAATACAAACGTGCTTATTGGTGGTAATATTGGAAAGAACAAGCTTACTCCCAATGATAAAGCCGTAGATGATTATGTTTATTCCTTTGAAGCACTCTTTAATTATGTAGATTACTTTGTTGTGAATGTTAGCTCGCCTAATACTCCGAACCTAAGGGAACTTCAGGATAAAGAACCATTAAAAGCACTGCTGAACACTCTTCAGAAGAAAAACGAACTTAAAGATGCCTCGAAGCCTATCTTATTAAAGATTGCGCCAGATCTTACAGATGAGCAACTTTTGGATATTATCGAGATCATTCAGGAAACCGGAATAGCCGGGGTGATCGCTACTAATACTACAATTTCGCGTGACGGACTGCAGTCTGAGAACAAAAGTGAAATGGGCGGACTTAGTGGAAAACCTCTAACCAAAAGGGCTACAGAAGTAATACGTTTTCTTTCTGAAAAAAGCGGTCGTACCTTTCCGATTATTGGGGTTGGAGGAATACATTCTGCAGAAGATGCTCTAGAAAAACTGGAAGCCGGAGCAAGCCTGATTCAGCTATACACAGGCTTTATTTATGAAGGTCCTCAACTAATAAAAGATATTAATAAGAAGATTCTGGAGAAAGGATTATAG
- a CDS encoding TonB-dependent receptor has translation MKNYYFLILSFFMCSILQAQERTIEGLVMDENSQPLGGVSVAIKDTNKGTITDFDGKFILEAEFGQTLVFTFVGYDAREVLIDQEQINVTMVSGMALGEVVLVGSRNRSRTVVESTVPIDVLDVKEMATAVPQVNLNQMLNYVAPSFTSNTQTISDGTDHIDPASLRGLGPDQVLVLINGKRRHNSSLVNVNGTFGRGSVGTDLNAIPASAIKRIEVLRDGAAAQYGSDAIAGVINIVLEDQTDQLSLNVTTGANFSKNANEQTGGVDGETVNVAASYGIGLGDKGGYVTFSGDFDYREDYNRMREWEGSIFNAYNAIENRAANAGANIANLSDDQIKDFAQQVSYFTNDFQDDISNAPDRATLQSLLGLDVTENELDARGLERTDFNMRVGQSGLRGGRFFANMSLPLDEEGTELYSFAGISSRRGNSAGFYRLPNQSRTYTPIYINGFLPEINSKIKDQSFAVGVKGEISDWGVDFSNTWGQNEFQYFISNTANASLQRASPTAFDAGGFSFMQNTTNLDVSRLFEDVFMGMNVAFGAEHRFENYEIMAGEKGSYEQYTANGDVVVRSDQDPATDFFGSARPGGSQVFPGFSPKNELSRERSSIAGYFDVEMDFSEKMLVTFASRFENYSDFGSTLNFKLSSRYKLTDNINIRGAANTGFRAPSLHQLYFNSTSTIFDNAGNPQEVGTFSNDSRPAQLLGIPQLKEETSRSISLGFTAKIPDANLSLTVDGYLVAIDDRIVYTGQFQGPGTGTELDNLLAQANATAASFFANAIDTESKGLDFVLTHNAIFNDDVSLKSDLAATLSKTKQVGDINASDVLERAGLVDTYFPEDSRVYLEEAVPRTKVNLTNSLTAGDFNVFLRNVYFGEVTEASTTLANQQVFSSKVVTDLSVGYKATDALTFTIGANNLFDIYPDRAEEAFNNRSSGRFDWSRRAQQFGIGGRFMFARMSITLD, from the coding sequence ATGAAGAACTATTACTTTTTAATTTTATCGTTTTTTATGTGTTCGATCTTGCAGGCACAGGAGCGGACAATTGAAGGATTAGTAATGGACGAAAATTCCCAGCCGCTCGGCGGAGTTTCTGTTGCTATTAAGGATACCAACAAGGGAACTATTACAGATTTTGATGGAAAATTCATTTTGGAAGCTGAATTTGGTCAGACCTTGGTTTTCACCTTCGTAGGGTATGATGCTCGCGAAGTATTGATTGATCAGGAGCAAATTAATGTAACCATGGTGTCCGGTATGGCGCTAGGAGAGGTAGTTCTTGTAGGTTCGAGAAACCGAAGCCGTACTGTTGTTGAAAGTACAGTTCCTATAGATGTACTCGACGTTAAAGAAATGGCTACCGCAGTACCTCAGGTTAATCTTAATCAAATGCTAAATTACGTAGCGCCATCCTTTACTTCTAATACTCAAACTATTTCTGATGGAACAGATCATATTGATCCGGCTTCTCTTCGAGGTCTTGGCCCAGATCAGGTACTTGTATTAATAAATGGAAAGCGTAGACATAACTCTTCTTTGGTGAACGTAAATGGTACTTTTGGTAGAGGTAGTGTGGGAACCGATCTTAACGCGATTCCGGCTTCAGCCATTAAAAGAATTGAGGTATTACGGGACGGGGCAGCAGCTCAGTATGGGTCTGATGCCATTGCAGGGGTGATCAATATAGTTCTTGAAGATCAAACAGATCAACTAAGTTTGAACGTGACCACTGGTGCCAATTTTTCTAAGAATGCCAATGAGCAAACTGGTGGGGTAGATGGTGAAACCGTAAATGTCGCCGCAAGCTATGGGATAGGTCTGGGAGATAAGGGTGGCTATGTCACCTTCTCGGGTGATTTCGATTACCGGGAAGATTACAACCGGATGAGAGAATGGGAAGGGTCTATTTTTAATGCATATAACGCAATAGAAAACCGTGCTGCCAATGCAGGAGCTAATATTGCCAATCTTTCTGATGATCAAATTAAGGATTTTGCTCAGCAGGTTTCATACTTTACCAACGATTTTCAGGATGATATTAGTAACGCTCCAGATAGAGCTACACTACAGTCACTTCTTGGCTTGGATGTTACCGAAAATGAACTGGATGCTCGTGGTTTGGAGAGAACTGACTTTAATATGAGAGTTGGTCAATCTGGTCTAAGAGGGGGTAGATTTTTCGCAAATATGTCTTTACCACTCGATGAGGAGGGAACTGAATTATATTCGTTTGCAGGTATAAGTTCCCGTAGAGGAAATTCTGCTGGTTTCTATAGACTGCCAAACCAGAGTCGTACATACACTCCAATTTATATTAATGGTTTTCTTCCGGAAATCAATTCCAAAATTAAGGATCAGTCTTTTGCAGTAGGAGTTAAAGGAGAAATTAGTGATTGGGGAGTTGACTTTAGTAATACCTGGGGACAGAATGAATTCCAGTATTTTATTTCAAATACCGCCAACGCATCTTTACAGAGAGCAAGTCCAACAGCATTTGATGCCGGTGGATTCTCCTTTATGCAAAACACTACTAATTTAGATGTAAGCAGATTATTTGAAGATGTTTTTATGGGAATGAACGTCGCATTTGGAGCAGAACATCGATTTGAAAACTATGAGATCATGGCAGGCGAAAAAGGTTCGTATGAACAGTATACCGCTAATGGTGATGTAGTAGTGAGATCAGATCAAGACCCTGCTACCGACTTTTTTGGCAGTGCAAGACCAGGTGGTTCACAGGTTTTCCCTGGATTTAGTCCAAAGAACGAGCTTTCCAGAGAAAGAAGCAGTATAGCCGGATATTTCGATGTTGAGATGGATTTCAGTGAAAAGATGCTGGTTACCTTCGCGTCGAGATTCGAGAATTACTCCGACTTTGGTTCTACTCTCAACTTTAAATTATCTTCACGATATAAGCTCACCGATAATATCAATATTAGAGGTGCTGCAAATACAGGTTTCAGAGCTCCATCTTTGCATCAGCTTTATTTTAATTCTACATCTACGATCTTTGATAATGCTGGGAACCCACAGGAAGTCGGTACTTTTTCAAACGATAGCCGACCAGCGCAATTACTGGGAATTCCTCAGCTAAAAGAAGAAACCTCCAGGAGTATAAGTTTAGGTTTCACGGCCAAAATTCCTGATGCTAATCTTTCACTTACCGTAGATGGCTATTTGGTGGCGATAGACGATCGTATAGTATATACCGGGCAATTTCAGGGCCCTGGAACAGGAACTGAACTTGATAACCTATTGGCTCAGGCAAATGCTACTGCAGCGTCTTTCTTTGCAAATGCAATTGATACAGAATCTAAAGGTTTGGATTTTGTATTAACGCATAATGCGATCTTCAATGATGATGTAAGTCTTAAATCTGATCTTGCAGCAACTTTGTCTAAGACCAAACAAGTTGGAGATATAAATGCTTCTGATGTTCTCGAAAGAGCTGGTTTAGTAGATACTTATTTCCCGGAAGATAGCCGTGTGTATCTTGAAGAAGCAGTACCACGAACTAAAGTGAATCTAACTAACAGTTTGACAGCAGGGGACTTTAATGTATTTCTAAGAAATGTTTATTTTGGGGAAGTGACAGAAGCTTCAACGACATTGGCAAATCAGCAGGTTTTTAGTTCAAAAGTGGTGACTGACCTTTCGGTTGGATATAAGGCTACAGATGCTCTTACCTTTACAATTGGAGCAAACAACCTGTTCGATATTTATCCTGATAGAGCAGAGGAGGCATTCAATAACCGTAGTTCAGGAAGATTTGACTGGTCTCGTAGAGCTCAGCAATTTGGAATTGGAGGACGATTTATGTTTGCGAGAATGAGCATAACTCTTGATTAA
- the nusB gene encoding transcription antitermination factor NusB → MLTRRHIRVKVMQSLYAFNQSQNDNLATEEKFLLKSMQEMYDLFLLQLSLITEIREHAEVYLEKSQQKHLATNEEKDPNRKFIDNQIFQILNENESIQKALEDHKINHWKQDDEYVAIIWNEIRNSELYSEYMNTREGSFKDDKELIIQIFKEIIAPNEKLYDYLEDKKLTWVDDLPLVNTAALKFLQKLKESTGREKQIARLFKNDEDREFALKLFQKTYLNDEDLSEEMLGKTPNWDKDRIAEVDMVLIKMAICEFLKFSSIPVKVTINEYLEIAKEYSTPKSSIFINGVLDKLSKEYQTEGKLNKMGRGLM, encoded by the coding sequence ATGTTGACAAGAAGACATATCAGGGTTAAAGTAATGCAGTCACTGTATGCATTTAACCAAAGCCAGAATGACAACCTTGCCACAGAAGAGAAATTCCTGCTGAAGAGTATGCAGGAAATGTACGACCTCTTTCTGCTTCAGTTGAGTTTGATCACCGAGATAAGAGAACATGCTGAAGTGTATCTGGAGAAATCCCAGCAAAAGCACCTTGCCACCAACGAGGAAAAAGATCCCAATAGAAAATTTATCGATAACCAGATCTTCCAGATCCTGAATGAAAACGAAAGTATTCAGAAGGCATTAGAAGACCACAAAATTAATCACTGGAAACAGGATGATGAATATGTGGCGATCATTTGGAATGAGATTAGAAATAGCGAACTGTATTCAGAATATATGAATACTCGTGAAGGCAGTTTTAAGGATGATAAAGAGCTTATTATTCAGATCTTCAAGGAGATCATTGCTCCTAACGAGAAATTGTACGATTACCTTGAGGATAAGAAATTAACCTGGGTAGATGATCTTCCATTAGTAAATACCGCCGCGCTTAAATTTCTTCAGAAGTTAAAAGAATCTACCGGTAGAGAAAAGCAGATCGCTCGTTTGTTTAAAAACGATGAGGATAGAGAGTTCGCCTTAAAATTATTTCAGAAAACCTATCTTAATGATGAGGACCTTTCCGAAGAAATGCTAGGGAAAACTCCAAACTGGGATAAAGACAGGATTGCCGAAGTAGATATGGTGCTTATAAAGATGGCGATCTGCGAGTTTTTGAAATTTAGTAGTATCCCTGTAAAGGTTACTATCAACGAATATCTGGAGATCGCAAAGGAATACAGCACTCCAAAAAGTAGCATTTTTATTAACGGTGTTCTGGACAAACTTTCTAAGGAATACCAGACAGAAGGCAAGCTAAATAAAATGGGCAGGGGCCTGATGTAG
- a CDS encoding ABC transporter ATP-binding protein — translation MKNLQHLNKYFYKYKWKLLIGLVITIAARIFGIYYIPLIGESTVIIEEYINGEVTDVAVLKDELLYNILLIVGTTLISAFLTFLMRQTFIVVSRHMEYDLKNEVYRHYQDLSLNFYKKNRTGDLMNRISEDVSKVRLYLGPAIMYSVTTFTSTVVVLIFMIQAAPLLTLYTVIPLPVLAFSIYKLSVAIHKRSTVVQQYLSKLNTFTQESFSGIAVIKSYGLEPQTNNNFTELSNGSRDKNIDLVKVQAFFFPLMILLIGISNIIVIYIGGRQIISGEIENIDVLVEFILYVNMLTWPVAAIGWVTSLVQQAEASQERINEFLSEKPEITNPKTEQDAINGSIEFKNVSFTYDDTNITALKNVSFKVEKGETLAVIGKTGSGKSTILELIGRLYDIDQGELLIDGRKIDTVNLESLRENIGYVPQDAFLFSDSIRNNIKFGKTDASEEEIITAAKNASVHKNIQGFSKGYDTVLGERGITLSGGQKQRVSIARAIIHDPEILLFDDCLSAVDTETEEEILNNLFEITKEKTTIIVSHRISSAKNADRIIILEDGLVVQEGSHEQLITTEGYYKELYAKQLNEKEM, via the coding sequence ATGAAGAACCTTCAGCATCTCAATAAATATTTCTACAAATACAAATGGAAACTACTTATTGGATTGGTTATTACGATTGCCGCCAGAATTTTTGGGATCTACTACATCCCTTTAATTGGTGAAAGTACAGTCATTATAGAAGAATACATCAATGGCGAAGTAACCGATGTCGCTGTGCTTAAAGATGAACTTCTTTACAATATCCTGCTTATAGTAGGAACTACACTTATATCAGCTTTCCTTACTTTCCTGATGCGACAAACTTTTATCGTGGTTTCCAGGCATATGGAATATGATCTTAAAAACGAAGTTTATCGTCATTACCAGGATCTCTCTTTGAACTTCTATAAGAAGAACAGAACCGGAGATCTAATGAACAGGATTAGCGAAGATGTCTCTAAAGTGAGATTATATTTAGGTCCTGCTATCATGTATAGTGTAACGACATTCACCTCTACGGTCGTGGTTTTGATCTTTATGATCCAGGCCGCTCCTTTACTTACTTTGTATACGGTAATTCCGCTGCCAGTTCTAGCCTTCTCTATTTATAAGTTGAGTGTCGCGATCCATAAAAGAAGTACGGTTGTACAGCAATATCTTTCAAAACTTAATACGTTCACCCAGGAAAGTTTTAGCGGGATCGCTGTTATTAAATCTTATGGGCTTGAACCTCAAACTAACAACAACTTTACTGAGCTTTCTAATGGGAGTAGAGATAAGAATATTGACCTGGTAAAGGTTCAGGCATTTTTCTTCCCGCTTATGATCCTTTTAATTGGGATTAGTAATATTATCGTGATCTATATTGGTGGGCGACAGATCATTTCCGGAGAGATCGAAAATATCGACGTGCTGGTAGAATTCATACTTTATGTAAATATGCTAACCTGGCCAGTTGCAGCCATTGGATGGGTAACCTCTCTGGTTCAACAGGCGGAAGCATCTCAGGAACGTATCAACGAATTTCTTAGTGAGAAACCTGAGATCACCAATCCTAAGACCGAACAGGATGCGATCAATGGTAGTATTGAATTTAAGAATGTGAGTTTTACTTACGACGACACGAATATTACCGCTCTTAAGAATGTAAGTTTTAAAGTTGAAAAAGGGGAAACACTGGCAGTGATTGGAAAGACTGGTTCTGGTAAATCTACCATTCTGGAATTGATTGGTCGTCTTTACGATATTGATCAGGGTGAATTATTGATCGATGGTCGCAAAATTGATACTGTGAACCTGGAAAGTCTTCGGGAAAATATTGGTTACGTCCCACAGGATGCTTTCCTTTTTAGTGACAGCATTAGAAATAATATCAAATTCGGAAAAACAGACGCTTCCGAAGAAGAAATTATTACAGCGGCGAAAAATGCTTCCGTACATAAAAATATTCAGGGCTTCAGCAAAGGTTACGATACTGTTCTAGGTGAACGCGGAATCACACTTTCTGGTGGACAAAAGCAACGGGTGTCTATTGCAAGGGCAATTATACATGATCCAGAAATTCTCTTATTCGATGACTGCTTATCTGCTGTAGATACTGAAACCGAAGAGGAAATACTGAATAATCTCTTCGAAATCACAAAAGAGAAAACCACGATCATCGTGAGTCACAGAATTTCTTCAGCTAAAAATGCCGACAGGATCATAATCCTTGAAGACGGACTGGTAGTACAGGAAGGTAGTCACGAGCAACTAATTACTACTGAAGGTTACTACAAAGAACTCTACGCAAAACAGCTAAATGAAAAAGAAATGTGA
- the yajC gene encoding preprotein translocase subunit YajC — MDQLTQFAPIILMFVVVYFFMIRPQMKKAKQEKTFAAELKKGDRVITKSGMHGKIIDFSEKNNSVIIETGAGKITFDRSSISMEMSQKLNAPVVEKK; from the coding sequence ATGGATCAATTAACCCAGTTTGCACCGATTATATTAATGTTTGTGGTAGTGTATTTTTTTATGATACGCCCACAAATGAAGAAAGCAAAACAGGAAAAAACATTTGCCGCTGAACTTAAAAAAGGAGATCGCGTTATTACCAAAAGTGGTATGCACGGTAAGATTATTGATTTCAGCGAAAAGAATAATTCGGTAATTATTGAAACAGGCGCCGGTAAGATCACTTTTGATCGTTCATCCATTTCGATGGAAATGAGTCAGAAACTGAATGCTCCGGTTGTAGAGAAGAAATAA